Proteins from a single region of Candidatus Poribacteria bacterium:
- a CDS encoding ABC transporter permease, which translates to MPPSDDANATGGLIGLLQAFYADHAHALTNGLVLVVLALAAWLVWRASRRAYWRDAARRVFQDRKAAVCFVILCLYGLVGLLESIGWRDALRDESGGVVLAEDGSRVLEARGRTLLDRLDAVLLNLGGKTEKTFSAPLATHSFAKETIRDDDGTATRDYVPLQHPRAHPFGTDRVGDDVLLKALRGIRTALVIGGFTTILVIPFALLFGIAAGYYGKRVDDAVTYVYSTLASIPDVLVIAAFILIFGRGVLQLCIIMGVTTWTGLCRVLRGETLKLREMEFVQAAQAFGVSGWKIMTRHILSNVLHIVLISSVLRFSGLVLAEAVLSYLNIGVGATTASWGSMINDARFELSRDPVVWWNLVAAFAFMFGLVLPANIFGDAVRDALDPRLRAG; encoded by the coding sequence ATGCCCCCATCGGATGACGCGAACGCGACGGGCGGACTCATCGGGTTGCTGCAGGCGTTCTACGCGGATCACGCGCACGCCCTGACGAACGGGCTCGTGCTGGTCGTCCTGGCGCTCGCGGCGTGGCTCGTGTGGCGGGCGTCGCGCCGCGCCTATTGGCGGGACGCTGCGCGGCGGGTGTTCCAGGACCGCAAAGCGGCGGTCTGCTTCGTCATCCTCTGTCTCTACGGGCTCGTCGGGCTTCTGGAGAGCATCGGATGGCGCGATGCGCTCCGCGACGAGTCCGGCGGGGTGGTCCTCGCCGAGGACGGTTCCCGCGTCCTCGAAGCGCGCGGCAGGACGCTCCTCGACCGCCTCGACGCCGTTCTGCTGAACCTGGGCGGCAAGACGGAGAAGACCTTCTCCGCGCCCCTGGCGACGCACTCCTTCGCAAAAGAGACGATCCGCGACGACGACGGAACCGCGACGCGCGATTACGTGCCGCTGCAACATCCGCGCGCTCATCCCTTCGGAACCGACCGCGTCGGCGATGACGTGCTCCTGAAAGCGCTGCGGGGCATTCGCACAGCGCTCGTCATCGGCGGATTCACGACGATCCTCGTGATTCCGTTCGCGCTCCTGTTCGGCATCGCGGCGGGCTACTACGGCAAGCGCGTGGACGACGCCGTCACCTACGTCTACTCCACGCTCGCGTCGATCCCCGACGTGCTCGTCATCGCGGCGTTCATCCTCATCTTCGGCAGAGGCGTGCTCCAGCTCTGCATCATCATGGGTGTCACGACGTGGACGGGGCTGTGCCGCGTACTGCGCGGTGAGACCCTCAAGCTCCGCGAGATGGAGTTCGTCCAGGCGGCGCAGGCGTTCGGCGTGTCGGGCTGGAAGATCATGACGCGGCACATCCTGTCCAACGTGCTCCATATCGTCCTGATCTCGTCGGTGCTACGGTTCAGCGGACTCGTCCTCGCCGAAGCCGTCCTGAGTTATCTGAACATCGGCGTCGGCGCGACGACGGCGAGCTGGGGCAGTATGATCAACGACGCGCGGTTCGAGCTGTCGCGCGATCCCGTCGTCTGGTGGAACCTGGTCGCGGCGTTC
- a CDS encoding ABC transporter permease — protein MISYIVRRVLYAIPILVGVNLITFLLFFGVASPRQMALQILGAKNTTEADIQTWLDEHGYGLPLLWNGEEPTVVGKATQTIFFTKTASLLWFDFGVSDQDRKSIGHEIVARMGPSLLIAVPMFVTAVLAEIAIALFIAFYRGTYVDTWGVIVAVAAMSISALFYIIGAQFVLGRLWNLVPISGYDTGIHAVKFTLLPILIGVVASLGSGIRYNRTIFLEEINRDYIRTARAKGLSETRVLFVHALKNAMIPILTSVVMSIPFLFMGNLLMENFFAIPGLGSYTIDAINARDFAIVRSMVFLGSVLYIVGQILTDISYTLVDPRVRLE, from the coding sequence ATGATCTCCTACATCGTCCGCCGCGTGCTCTACGCGATCCCCATTCTCGTCGGGGTGAACCTCATCACGTTCCTGCTCTTCTTCGGCGTGGCGTCGCCCCGTCAGATGGCGCTCCAGATCCTCGGCGCCAAGAACACGACCGAGGCGGACATCCAGACCTGGCTCGACGAGCACGGCTACGGGCTCCCGCTTCTCTGGAACGGCGAGGAACCGACCGTCGTCGGCAAGGCGACGCAGACGATCTTCTTCACCAAGACGGCGTCGCTCCTCTGGTTCGACTTCGGCGTCTCCGACCAGGATCGGAAGTCGATCGGGCACGAGATCGTGGCGCGGATGGGGCCCAGCCTCCTGATCGCCGTGCCGATGTTCGTGACGGCGGTTCTCGCCGAGATCGCCATCGCCCTGTTCATCGCGTTCTACCGGGGAACCTATGTCGACACCTGGGGCGTCATCGTCGCTGTCGCGGCGATGTCCATCTCGGCGCTGTTCTACATCATCGGGGCTCAGTTCGTGCTGGGCAGGCTGTGGAATCTCGTGCCCATCTCCGGCTACGACACGGGCATCCATGCGGTCAAGTTCACGCTGCTGCCCATCCTGATCGGCGTCGTCGCGTCGCTGGGGAGCGGCATCCGATACAACCGCACGATCTTCCTGGAGGAGATCAACCGCGACTACATCCGCACGGCGCGGGCGAAGGGCTTGTCGGAGACGCGCGTCCTCTTCGTCCACGCCCTGAAGAACGCGATGATCCCCATTCTCACGAGCGTCGTCATGAGCATCCCGTTCCTCTTCATGGGGAACCTGCTCATGGAGAACTTCTTCGCCATCCCCGGTCTGGGGAGCTACACGATCGACGCCATCAACGCGCGGGACTTCGCCATCGTGCGGTCGATGGTGTTCCTCGGATCGGTTCTCTACATCGTGGGACAGATTCTGACGGACATCAGCTACACGCTGGTCGATCCGCGCGTACGGCTGGAGTAG